In one window of Deinococcus radiotolerans DNA:
- a CDS encoding acetyl ornithine aminotransferase family protein, with product MTTLAKPRQPELKTALPGPKTASIMERDSQHLSTSYMRPYPFVPDHGEGVWLTDVDGNTMLDFFAGIAVSTTGHAHPHVVQAVQDQITKFTHVCLTDYPQEITTSLAERLVKHVEKPGEKWRVFFSNSGAEAVEAAVKLARNHTGRQHIISTMGSFHGRTYGAITLTGSKTKYKRGFGPLLPAVSHVPYPNPFRPPLGSTAETCGQAVLEHIESLFVGILPADEVAAIIVEPMQGEGGYIVPPADFLPGLRALCDKYGIMLIFDEVQAGMGRTGKMFSFQHFDVQPDIITSAKGIASGMPLGALLAKESVMTWPVGSHGSTYGGNPVAAAAAHSTLDLLEGKVQHPGCGANLMDNAAQVGEYIMAELKKMQAEFPFLGDVRGRGLFIGLEFVKPDGSPDGALRDRASMAMFERGLLNLDCGEAVIRISPPLILTREEAATGLEIMRETLRTLK from the coding sequence ATGACGACCCTTGCTAAACCCCGTCAGCCTGAACTGAAAACCGCCCTGCCCGGCCCGAAGACCGCTTCGATCATGGAGCGCGACAGCCAGCACCTCTCGACGTCTTACATGCGTCCGTATCCGTTCGTGCCGGATCACGGTGAGGGCGTGTGGCTGACGGACGTGGACGGCAACACCATGCTGGATTTCTTCGCGGGGATCGCGGTGAGCACGACCGGGCACGCGCATCCGCATGTGGTGCAGGCGGTGCAGGACCAGATCACGAAGTTCACGCACGTGTGCCTGACGGATTACCCGCAGGAGATCACGACCAGCCTCGCCGAGCGTCTGGTGAAGCACGTGGAGAAGCCGGGCGAGAAGTGGCGCGTGTTCTTCAGTAACAGCGGCGCTGAGGCGGTCGAGGCGGCCGTGAAACTGGCGCGCAATCACACGGGCCGTCAGCACATCATCTCGACGATGGGCAGCTTCCACGGGCGCACGTACGGCGCGATCACGCTGACGGGCAGCAAGACGAAGTACAAGCGAGGCTTCGGCCCGCTGCTGCCCGCCGTGTCACACGTGCCGTACCCGAATCCGTTCCGTCCGCCGCTGGGCAGCACGGCCGAGACGTGCGGTCAGGCGGTACTGGAGCACATCGAAAGCCTGTTCGTGGGCATCCTGCCCGCCGATGAGGTCGCGGCCATCATCGTGGAACCCATGCAGGGCGAGGGCGGGTACATCGTGCCCCCGGCGGACTTCCTGCCGGGCCTGCGGGCGCTGTGCGACAAGTACGGCATCATGCTGATCTTCGATGAGGTGCAGGCCGGGATGGGCCGCACTGGGAAGATGTTCAGCTTCCAGCATTTCGACGTGCAGCCGGACATCATCACGTCCGCCAAGGGCATCGCGTCGGGCATGCCGCTGGGGGCGCTGCTCGCCAAGGAGAGCGTCATGACGTGGCCGGTCGGGTCGCACGGCAGCACGTACGGCGGGAACCCCGTGGCGGCGGCGGCGGCGCACTCGACGCTGGACCTGCTGGAAGGCAAGGTGCAGCACCCGGGCTGCGGCGCGAACCTGATGGACAATGCCGCGCAGGTGGGCGAGTACATCATGGCGGAGCTGAAGAAAATGCAGGCCGAATTCCCGTTCCTGGGGGACGTACGCGGGCGCGGCCTGTTCATTGGTCTGGAGTTCGTGAAGCCGGACGGCAGCCCGGACGGGGCGCTGCGCGACCGCGCGAGCATGGCGATGTTCGAGCGTGGCCTGTTGAACCTCGACTGCGGTGAAGCGGTGATCCGCATCAGCCCGCCGCTGATCCTGACCCGCGAGGAGGCCGCGACGGGCCTGGAGATCATGCGCGAGACGCTGCGCACCCTGAAGTAA
- a CDS encoding outer membrane protein assembly factor BamB family protein — MTLTTFPAAGAQSAPSPAPQFAAPKVDVFKELRVISGVTISPNGDLTFVGSDAKIHRTDASGSEKWNYTVGDIGRAYPIITPQGVTIAASYDDTVYALDPAGKLLWKQKLDGDIYATPALRVDGSVIVATAGGSVHALSSAGKTLWTFKVGSPVFSSPAIGPDGTIYFGAQNNLMHALTPDGKLKWTYAAGSLVFSSPAVGPDGSVYFGSSDRRIHAVTPDGKPKWTLLTGLFVNASPIITSGGLVVVGSYDGSVYAVNTTGEAEWTYRAGAGIAGSAAELSDGTVLVPDLSGTVHAIGKAGQSLWQLKTGKKIDTGLSVSDQGSAYFVTDGGGLNILLKGRPLAVGPWTSFHGAPNPVGRVPTPVELQAQTQARRAAASAVIAALKPSTPASTAPAQPARPPVTTQPAQPTRPAQPSQPAQPTQPTQPAQPSQPAQPSQAAQPVTPALTPAQYAAAAAQKARVADGQLYLPLTEAAAALGLNVQNVTVRTATLRVQGQLVPVTVRAFDRAAFVPLAALTDLPGAQASLTRTPSRGVTVTLNGRSTLFPVNVARLLSLESALEFARSDR; from the coding sequence ATGACATTGACCACTTTTCCCGCTGCTGGCGCTCAGAGCGCCCCCTCACCTGCCCCTCAGTTCGCCGCGCCGAAGGTGGACGTGTTCAAGGAACTGCGCGTCATTTCCGGCGTGACCATCTCCCCGAACGGGGATCTCACGTTCGTGGGGTCCGACGCGAAAATTCACCGGACCGACGCGAGCGGCAGCGAGAAGTGGAACTACACGGTCGGTGACATCGGCCGCGCCTACCCCATCATCACGCCGCAGGGCGTGACGATCGCCGCCTCCTACGACGACACCGTGTACGCCCTGGACCCCGCCGGGAAGCTCCTGTGGAAGCAGAAGCTGGACGGGGACATCTACGCTACGCCCGCCCTGCGCGTGGACGGCAGCGTGATCGTCGCCACCGCCGGGGGCAGCGTGCACGCCCTGAGCAGCGCCGGGAAGACCCTATGGACCTTCAAGGTCGGCTCGCCCGTGTTCAGCAGCCCCGCCATCGGCCCGGACGGCACCATCTACTTCGGCGCGCAGAACAACCTCATGCACGCCCTGACCCCCGACGGGAAACTCAAGTGGACGTACGCGGCGGGCTCACTGGTGTTCAGCTCCCCAGCGGTCGGCCCGGACGGCAGCGTGTACTTCGGCAGCAGTGACCGCCGCATTCACGCCGTCACGCCGGACGGCAAGCCCAAATGGACGCTCCTGACCGGCCTGTTCGTGAATGCCAGTCCCATCATCACGAGTGGCGGGCTGGTCGTGGTGGGCAGCTACGACGGCAGCGTATACGCCGTGAACACCACGGGCGAGGCCGAATGGACGTACCGCGCGGGCGCCGGCATTGCTGGGAGCGCCGCGGAACTCAGTGACGGTACGGTGCTCGTGCCGGACCTCAGCGGCACGGTGCACGCCATCGGGAAGGCGGGGCAGTCCCTGTGGCAGCTGAAGACCGGGAAGAAGATCGATACCGGCCTGAGCGTCAGCGATCAGGGCAGCGCGTACTTCGTGACGGACGGCGGCGGCCTGAACATCCTCCTCAAGGGACGCCCCCTGGCCGTGGGGCCCTGGACGAGCTTCCACGGCGCGCCCAACCCCGTGGGGCGCGTCCCCACGCCCGTGGAACTTCAGGCGCAGACGCAGGCCCGCCGCGCCGCCGCGAGTGCGGTCATCGCAGCCCTGAAACCCAGCACGCCCGCCTCAACTGCGCCGGCGCAGCCGGCCCGGCCGCCCGTCACCACGCAACCGGCCCAGCCGACCCGCCCGGCGCAGCCCAGTCAACCCGCACAGCCCACCCAGCCGACTCAACCGGCCCAGCCCAGTCAGCCCGCTCAACCCAGTCAGGCCGCGCAGCCGGTCACGCCGGCGCTGACGCCCGCCCAGTACGCGGCGGCGGCCGCGCAGAAGGCCCGCGTGGCCGACGGGCAGCTGTACCTCCCGCTGACCGAGGCGGCCGCCGCCCTGGGCCTGAACGTTCAGAACGTCACCGTGAGAACCGCGACGCTCCGCGTGCAGGGGCAGCTCGTGCCGGTCACGGTGCGCGCCTTCGACCGCGCGGCGTTCGTGCCGCTCGCGGCCCTGACGGACCTACCGGGCGCGCAGGCCAGCCTGACCCGCACGCCCAGCCGCGGCGTGACCGTGACCCTGAACGGCCGCTCCACACTGTTCCCGGTGAACGTGGCGCGCCTGCTGAGCCTGGAGTCTGCGCTGGAGTTCGCCCGCAGCGACCGCTGA